The Panicum hallii strain FIL2 chromosome 9, PHallii_v3.1, whole genome shotgun sequence genome has a window encoding:
- the LOC112875301 gene encoding bifunctional riboflavin kinase/FMN phosphatase isoform X1, with product MAAPKPFSRLISHVILDLDGTLLNTDSVVSKVVKPFLVKNGKTWDSKKAHKLVGKTPYEAAAVVLEDYGLPYSTEEFLSMINPMFSEQWCNIKPLPGANRLIKHLRSNGVPTALASNSPRSNIEAKISCHQGWKESFSAIVGGDEVEKGKPSPDIFSEAAKRMNTAPSNCLVIEDSLPGVTAGKAAGMYVIAVPSVPKKTAEFSTADEVINSLLDVRPENWGLPPFNDWIEGTLPIEPWFIGGPVIKGFGRGSKVLGIPTANLPAENFSDVVSEHTSGVYFGWAGLSTRGVYKMVMSIGWNPYFDNTEKTVEPWLLHDFGEDFYDEELRLAIVGYIRPEANFPSLESLIERIHEDGRIAEKALDLPMYAKYKDSPYLRNPLQQGSTTDGSQAELNSK from the exons ATGGCAGCACCTAAGCCCTTTTCTCGGCTTATTTCCCATGTAATTCTAGATTTGGATGGCACCCTCTTAAACACAG ATTCTGTTGTAAGTAAGGTGGTAAAGCCATTTCTTGTCAAAAATGGGAAAACGTGGGATAGCAAGAAAGCTCACAAGCTAGTTGGGAAGACACCTTATGAAGCTGCTGCTGTTGTTTTGGAAGACTATGGGCTCCCTTACTCAACAGAAGAGTTCCTCTCGATGATTAATCCAATGTTCAGTGAGCA GTGGTGCAACATAAAACCTCTTCCAGGAGCTAATCGTCTGATAAAACATTTAAGGAGTAATGGGGTGCCTACTGCTTTGGCTTCAAACTCGCCAAGATCTAATATAGAAGCCAAAATTTCCTGCCATCAGG GTTGGAAAGAGTCTTTCTCTGCAATTGTTGGTGGAGATGAGGTGGAGAAGGGGAAGCCATCCCCAGATAT ATTTTCGGAAGCTGCAAAAAGAATGAACACCGCTCCTTCAAATTGCCTAGTAATCGAGGATTCCTT GCCAGGTGTTACAGCTGGAAAAGCTGCGGGAATGTATGTCATAGCTGTACCGTCAGTGCCCAAAAAGACTGCTGAGTTCAGTACTGCTGATGAGGTGATCAATTCCCTCCTCGATGTAAGGCCTGAAAACTGGGGTTTGCCACCATTTAATGATT GGATTGAAGGCACCTTACCAATAGAACCATGGTTTATCGGTGGACCTGTGATCAAAGGATTTGGCCGTGGTTCTAAAGTATTAGGAATACCAACAG CCAATTTGCCCGCAGAGAACTTTTCCGATGTAGTGTCAGAGCATACGTCAGGGGTATACTTTGGATGGGCTGGACTTTCAACACGTGGTGTATATAAGATGGTTATGAGCATTGGCTGGAATCCATATTTTGACAACACTGAGAAGACAGTA GAACCTTGGTTGCTCCATGACTTTGGTGAAGACTTCTATGATGAGGAGCTGCGCCTTGCCATTGTTGGCTACATAAGACCCGAG GCCAACTTTCCTTCACTGGAGAGCTTGATAGAGAGGATTCATGAGGACGGAAGAATAGCAGAGAAGGCACTAGACTTACCGATGTATGCCAAGTACAAAGACTCGCCATATTTGAGAAACCCTTTGCAGCAGGGAAGTACTACTGATGGGAGCCAGGCTGAACTGAATTCCAAGTGA
- the LOC112875301 gene encoding bifunctional riboflavin kinase/FMN phosphatase isoform X3 has translation MPLELSYSNATLWCVFGWCNIKPLPGANRLIKHLRSNGVPTALASNSPRSNIEAKISCHQGWKESFSAIVGGDEVEKGKPSPDIFSEAAKRMNTAPSNCLVIEDSLPGVTAGKAAGMYVIAVPSVPKKTAEFSTADEVINSLLDVRPENWGLPPFNDWIEGTLPIEPWFIGGPVIKGFGRGSKVLGIPTANLPAENFSDVVSEHTSGVYFGWAGLSTRGVYKMVMSIGWNPYFDNTEKTVEPWLLHDFGEDFYDEELRLAIVGYIRPEANFPSLESLIERIHEDGRIAEKALDLPMYAKYKDSPYLRNPLQQGSTTDGSQAELNSK, from the exons ATGCCATTGGAGCTTTCGTACTCAAATGCTACTTTATGGTGTGTGTTTGG GTGGTGCAACATAAAACCTCTTCCAGGAGCTAATCGTCTGATAAAACATTTAAGGAGTAATGGGGTGCCTACTGCTTTGGCTTCAAACTCGCCAAGATCTAATATAGAAGCCAAAATTTCCTGCCATCAGG GTTGGAAAGAGTCTTTCTCTGCAATTGTTGGTGGAGATGAGGTGGAGAAGGGGAAGCCATCCCCAGATAT ATTTTCGGAAGCTGCAAAAAGAATGAACACCGCTCCTTCAAATTGCCTAGTAATCGAGGATTCCTT GCCAGGTGTTACAGCTGGAAAAGCTGCGGGAATGTATGTCATAGCTGTACCGTCAGTGCCCAAAAAGACTGCTGAGTTCAGTACTGCTGATGAGGTGATCAATTCCCTCCTCGATGTAAGGCCTGAAAACTGGGGTTTGCCACCATTTAATGATT GGATTGAAGGCACCTTACCAATAGAACCATGGTTTATCGGTGGACCTGTGATCAAAGGATTTGGCCGTGGTTCTAAAGTATTAGGAATACCAACAG CCAATTTGCCCGCAGAGAACTTTTCCGATGTAGTGTCAGAGCATACGTCAGGGGTATACTTTGGATGGGCTGGACTTTCAACACGTGGTGTATATAAGATGGTTATGAGCATTGGCTGGAATCCATATTTTGACAACACTGAGAAGACAGTA GAACCTTGGTTGCTCCATGACTTTGGTGAAGACTTCTATGATGAGGAGCTGCGCCTTGCCATTGTTGGCTACATAAGACCCGAG GCCAACTTTCCTTCACTGGAGAGCTTGATAGAGAGGATTCATGAGGACGGAAGAATAGCAGAGAAGGCACTAGACTTACCGATGTATGCCAAGTACAAAGACTCGCCATATTTGAGAAACCCTTTGCAGCAGGGAAGTACTACTGATGGGAGCCAGGCTGAACTGAATTCCAAGTGA
- the LOC112875301 gene encoding bifunctional riboflavin kinase/FMN phosphatase isoform X2: MVCVWVGGAGVRDSRCLLLWCNIKPLPGANRLIKHLRSNGVPTALASNSPRSNIEAKISCHQGWKESFSAIVGGDEVEKGKPSPDIFSEAAKRMNTAPSNCLVIEDSLPGVTAGKAAGMYVIAVPSVPKKTAEFSTADEVINSLLDVRPENWGLPPFNDWIEGTLPIEPWFIGGPVIKGFGRGSKVLGIPTANLPAENFSDVVSEHTSGVYFGWAGLSTRGVYKMVMSIGWNPYFDNTEKTVEPWLLHDFGEDFYDEELRLAIVGYIRPEANFPSLESLIERIHEDGRIAEKALDLPMYAKYKDSPYLRNPLQQGSTTDGSQAELNSK; the protein is encoded by the exons ATGGTGTGTGTTTGGGTGGGTGGAGCAGGGGTGCGGGATTCTAGATGTCTTTTGCT GTGGTGCAACATAAAACCTCTTCCAGGAGCTAATCGTCTGATAAAACATTTAAGGAGTAATGGGGTGCCTACTGCTTTGGCTTCAAACTCGCCAAGATCTAATATAGAAGCCAAAATTTCCTGCCATCAGG GTTGGAAAGAGTCTTTCTCTGCAATTGTTGGTGGAGATGAGGTGGAGAAGGGGAAGCCATCCCCAGATAT ATTTTCGGAAGCTGCAAAAAGAATGAACACCGCTCCTTCAAATTGCCTAGTAATCGAGGATTCCTT GCCAGGTGTTACAGCTGGAAAAGCTGCGGGAATGTATGTCATAGCTGTACCGTCAGTGCCCAAAAAGACTGCTGAGTTCAGTACTGCTGATGAGGTGATCAATTCCCTCCTCGATGTAAGGCCTGAAAACTGGGGTTTGCCACCATTTAATGATT GGATTGAAGGCACCTTACCAATAGAACCATGGTTTATCGGTGGACCTGTGATCAAAGGATTTGGCCGTGGTTCTAAAGTATTAGGAATACCAACAG CCAATTTGCCCGCAGAGAACTTTTCCGATGTAGTGTCAGAGCATACGTCAGGGGTATACTTTGGATGGGCTGGACTTTCAACACGTGGTGTATATAAGATGGTTATGAGCATTGGCTGGAATCCATATTTTGACAACACTGAGAAGACAGTA GAACCTTGGTTGCTCCATGACTTTGGTGAAGACTTCTATGATGAGGAGCTGCGCCTTGCCATTGTTGGCTACATAAGACCCGAG GCCAACTTTCCTTCACTGGAGAGCTTGATAGAGAGGATTCATGAGGACGGAAGAATAGCAGAGAAGGCACTAGACTTACCGATGTATGCCAAGTACAAAGACTCGCCATATTTGAGAAACCCTTTGCAGCAGGGAAGTACTACTGATGGGAGCCAGGCTGAACTGAATTCCAAGTGA
- the LOC112872798 gene encoding membrane protein PM19L-like has protein sequence MAIMSLEALGRRNVAGPLLLLNLVLYVFMMGFASWALNSFVDGRRHHQQYYPPGPRSAGEEATLQFIQFALLAAVVGAAAKAATAFHARAWRPQGLAAAAALGTVAWAATALAFGLACKEMRAGAGAARGWRMRALEGLTTVLALTQLLYVAMLHAAVAGDRCLPGCPAEDDQEHHRGGPTCSVM, from the exons ATGGCGATCATGTCGCTGGAGGCGTTGGGGAGGAGGAACGTGGCCGGCCCGCTCCTGCTGCTCAACCTCGTCCTGTACGTCTTCATGATGGGGTTCGCCAGCTGGGCGCTCAACAGCTTCGtcgacggccgccgccaccaccagcaGTACTACCCACCAG GGCCGCGCagcgccggcgaggaggcgaCGCTCCAGTTCATCCAGTTCGCGCTGCTGGCGGCCGtcgtcggcgcggcggcgaaggCCGCGACGGCGTtccacgcgcgcgcgtggcggccGCAGGGcctcgcggccgccgcggcgctgggcACCGTCGCGTGGGCCGCCACCGCGCTCGCGTTCGGCCTCGCGTGCAAGGAGatgcgcgccggcgccggcgcggcgcgcgggtggCGGATGCGCGCGCTGGAGGGGCTCACCACGGTGCTGGCGCTCACGCAGCTGCTGTACGTGGCGATGCTGCACGCCGCCGTGGCCGGCGACCGCTGCCTGCCCGGGTGCCCCGCCGAGGACGACCAGGAGCATCACAGGGGCGGCCCCACCTGCAGTGTCATGTGA
- the LOC112877751 gene encoding WD repeat-containing protein 70, producing MADGGDMDEEAMRAFFPLSFGKTTARPSSAASSSAHSSTLRKPQNPSNPKPSASAAADDDGGAMIGPPRPPPGPAGEDDDEDGGGMIGPPRPPPPSAQGEGEDDEGGGMIGPPRPPPAEEDEEEEEDDDDDDMEDDGDGGFNRIPLSNEIVLRGHTKVVSALAVDHTGSRVLSGSYDYTVRMYDFQGMNSKLQSFRQLEPFEGHQVRSLSWSPTSDRFLCVTGSAQAKIYDRDGLTLGEFVKGDMYIRDLKNTKGHISGLTGGEWNPKSKETILTSSEDGSIRLWDVSDFKSQKQVIKPKLVRPMRIPVTSCAWDHEGKRIVGGIGDGSIQLWTIKTGWGSRPDIHVEKTHTEDITGVKFSTDGQILLSRSMDSTLKIWDLRRMKTPLKVFEDLPNHYAETNAAFSPDEQLILTGTSIEKDGDNGGLLCFFDRKKLELVSRVGISPHYSVIRCLWHPRINQVFATVGDKKEGGTHILYDPSISQRGALVCVGRAPRKKSVDDFEVQPVIHNPHALPLFRDQPSRKRQREKILKDPLKSHKPEAPVNGPGYGGRVGTSKGSLLTQYLLKEGGLIKETWMDEDPREAILKYADAAEKDPKFIAPAYSQTQPKPVFAESDSDNEEK from the exons atggcggacggcggcgatATGGACGAGGAGGCGATGCGGGCCTTCTTCCCGCTCTCCTTCGGCAAGACCACCGCGCGCCCCAGCtccgcggcctcctcctccgcccactCCTCCACCCTCCGCAAGCCCCAAAACCCTAGTAACCCCAagccctccgcctccgccgccgctgacGACGATGGAGGCGCCATGATTGGTccccctcggccgccgccggggcccgcgggggaggacgacgacgaggacggcggcggcatgATCGGGCCGCCTCGGCCCCCACCGCCCTCCGCTCAGGGCGAGGGGGAGGATGACGAGGGCGGCGGCATGATTGGGCCGCCTAGGCCGCCGCCagcggaggaggacgaggaggaggaggaggacgacgacgacgacgatatGGAGGACGACGGCGATGGCGGGTTCAATCGGATCCCTCTCAGCAACGAAATTGTTCTGCGGGGACACACCAAG GTTGTCTCAGCCCTTGCCGTTGACCATACAGGATCCAGAGTGCTCTCTGGTAGCTATGATTATACAGTGCGTATGTACGATTTCCAGGGTATGAATTCAAAGCTGCAATCATTCAGACAATTGGAACCCTTCGAGGGCCATCAAGTTCGTAGCCTAAGTTGGAGTCCAACGTCTGATCGATTCTTATGTGTTACTGGTTCTGCTCAAGCCAAG ATTTATGACCGTGATGGGCTTACGCTCGGCGAGTTTGTTAAGGGTGATATGTATATTCGTGATCTGAAGAATACAAAGGGACACATTTCTGGGCTGACAGGTGGGGAGTGGAATCCAAAGTCAAAAGAGACTATTTTGACCTCATCTGAAGATGGTTCGATACGTCTCTGGGATGTGTCAGACTTTAAAAGTCAAAAGCAG GTCATCAAACCAAAGCTAGTAAGACCAATGCGGATTCCTGTTACATCGTGTGCATGGGACCATGAAGGAAAACGAATTGTGGGTGGCATAGGAGATGGTTCGATACAG CTCTGGACTATAAAAACTGGATGGGGTAGCAGACCAGATATCCATGTTGAGAAAACACATACAGAGGATATTACTGGAGTTAAGTTTTCAACAGATGGACAGATTCTTCTGTCAAGAAGTATGGATAGTACTCTGAAG ATATGGGATCTGAGAAGAATGAAAACTCCTTTGAAAGTGTTTGAAGATTTGCCAAATCACTATGCTGAGACAAATGCAGCCTTTAGCCCAGATGAGCAACTTATTTTGACAGGAACCTCTATTGAAAAGGATGGTGACAATGGGGGACTGCTCTGTTTCTTTGATAGAAAGAAACTTGAGCTTGTATCAAGGGTGGGGATTTCACCACATTACAGTGTGATAAGGTGCCTATGGCATCCAAGGATCAACCAG GTGTTTGCTACAGTTGGAGACAAGAAAGAAGGCGGGACTCATATCCTTTATGATCCGTCTATTAGTCAGAGGGGAGCTCTTGTATGCGTTGGACGGGCACCAAGGAAAAAGTCTGTCGATGACTTTGAGGTGCAACCTGTCATACACAATCCACATGCATTGCCACTTTTCAGAGATCAACCAAGTCGTAAACGTCAAAGAGAGAAGATACTGAAGGACCCGCTCAAATCACACAAACCAGAAGCACCTGTTAATGGCCCAGGTTATGGTGGAAGAGTTGGTACTTCAAAAGGCAGCTTACTGACACAGTACCTCTTGAAG GAAGGCGGTTTAATTAAGGAGACCTGGATGGACGAAGATCCAAGAGAAGCAATTTTGAAGTATGCTGATGCTGCAGAGAAAGATCCAAAGTTTATTGCGCCAGCTTATTCTCAAACCCAACCAAAACCTGTCTTTGCAGAGTCTGATTCAGACAATGAAGAGAAATAA